The Hydrogenobacter thermophilus TK-6 genome window below encodes:
- a CDS encoding FAD-dependent oxidoreductase, producing the protein MEHFDVVIVGSGPGGYMSAKLLLERGKSVALVEKSVFGGVCLNAGCIPKEGLYKLALEKSKPRWKVAVQMVQGKVIEIRDTSLKALLSKGLTYVEGDGELIDERVIKVGNRRLTASHIILACGSKQREPGISPEDVLRGWAIPKNNVCIVGGGAAGCELAFILSSFGFKVYLVREDTVLKGYRNIPEEFALKLEDALERCGVKLVENTKNVDADLVIRATGRIPNFCQERFPFVAVDERGFVRTDSFLETDTKGIFAVGDIVPPMGAGYAFEKARVAVRSILYDKERVFDPRKVPVIISSAYQIGFVGDVKDAKIFVTKPLGTNPKAYVTENDGIISVGFDDSGRLVYCCLIGREVGEILNLCATLLGKNLEEHLSFAHPSYGEIINEILSIKQEVCR; encoded by the coding sequence ATGGAACACTTTGATGTAGTTATCGTAGGTAGCGGTCCGGGAGGTTATATGAGCGCCAAACTCCTCCTTGAAAGGGGAAAAAGTGTGGCTCTCGTGGAAAAGTCAGTCTTTGGTGGAGTTTGTCTGAACGCAGGCTGTATTCCCAAGGAGGGACTCTACAAGTTAGCTCTTGAAAAAAGTAAACCCAGATGGAAGGTAGCAGTTCAAATGGTGCAAGGAAAGGTGATTGAGATAAGAGATACCTCATTGAAGGCTCTGCTCTCAAAGGGACTGACTTATGTGGAGGGTGATGGAGAGCTCATAGACGAAAGGGTTATAAAGGTAGGGAACAGGAGGCTTACCGCTTCGCACATAATCCTTGCCTGCGGTTCTAAGCAGAGGGAGCCGGGTATATCTCCTGAGGATGTTTTGAGAGGATGGGCTATTCCCAAGAACAATGTGTGCATAGTGGGTGGTGGAGCCGCAGGTTGTGAGCTTGCCTTCATACTTAGTTCCTTTGGTTTTAAGGTATACCTTGTGAGAGAGGATACGGTTCTGAAAGGCTACAGAAACATACCGGAAGAGTTTGCTCTCAAGCTGGAAGATGCATTAGAGAGGTGTGGTGTCAAGCTGGTAGAAAATACAAAAAATGTGGATGCGGACCTTGTAATAAGAGCTACAGGTAGAATACCTAACTTCTGCCAGGAGAGGTTTCCTTTCGTGGCTGTAGATGAAAGGGGTTTTGTAAGGACAGACAGTTTTCTGGAGACGGACACAAAAGGAATATTTGCGGTAGGTGATATAGTACCACCAATGGGTGCTGGCTACGCCTTTGAGAAGGCAAGGGTGGCAGTACGCAGCATACTTTACGATAAAGAAAGGGTTTTTGACCCAAGGAAAGTACCTGTGATCATCTCCTCCGCCTATCAGATAGGTTTTGTGGGTGATGTCAAGGATGCCAAAATCTTCGTTACTAAACCATTGGGCACAAATCCCAAAGCTTATGTTACCGAAAACGATGGCATTATCAGTGTAGGTTTTGATGATTCGGGTAGGCTCGTTTACTGCTGTTTGATAGGCAGGGAGGTAGGCGAAATACTTAACCTGTGTGCCACCCTTTTGGGGAAAAACTTGGAGGAACATTTAAGCTTTGCTCATCCATCCTATGGTGAGATAATAAATGAGATACTATCTATAAAGCAGGAGGTGTGCAGATGA
- a CDS encoding V4R domain-containing protein — translation MKDQEVLSRVRIFLREEGVIVPKGPIKEFYSQLMKLSGFGIGGLLVFSGKKAGKMAGTYIKSIVGDENPSVEKVADYVSAFLEETGICKVENYELSDSQIIFKVKDSIFAQDVDNKKPVCMPLSGALAGVFEEVTKKEWDCREIECQAQGKERCIFEIKLKH, via the coding sequence ATGAAGGACCAGGAAGTGCTCTCCAGAGTGCGCATATTTCTAAGGGAAGAAGGTGTTATAGTCCCAAAGGGACCAATAAAGGAGTTTTACTCCCAGCTTATGAAGCTCTCTGGTTTTGGTATAGGCGGACTGCTCGTTTTCTCAGGAAAAAAGGCAGGTAAGATGGCTGGCACATACATAAAGAGCATAGTTGGTGATGAGAACCCATCAGTGGAAAAAGTTGCGGATTATGTGAGTGCCTTTCTTGAGGAGACGGGCATATGTAAGGTTGAGAACTACGAACTGTCCGATTCACAGATAATCTTTAAGGTTAAAGATTCCATATTTGCACAGGATGTGGATAACAAAAAACCCGTATGCATGCCACTCAGCGGTGCTTTAGCTGGTGTTTTTGAAGAAGTTACAAAGAAAGAGTGGGATTGTAGAGAAATTGAGTGCCAGGCTCAGGGAAAGGAGAGGTGTATCTTTGAGATAAAACTCAAACACTGA